The genomic DNA GGATCGGCAAACGTCGCCATAATGTTTTTATAATATATAAAAGTGCCATATTTGTTTAAAATTTCACTTGTCGAGCCAGCTGGCGGTAGCATAAACTTAAAACTACTAGTCGAAACGCTCAAGTGCATAAGTACAATAACCATAACAGAAGTCGTCCAAATAGCGATAGCTTCAGTGATCCAAAGGCTAGCAGCTAGCACGAAAATCGCTGCAACTCTTTGCTCTACTATCGTCAGCTCAAAAGGAAAAGCCTCGCTTGGCAAAAACCAGACAATGAGTGCTGAAATAATGCTGATGTATAATTTTATCTGTTTTGTTATCGTCATTTATAAATATTCCTAAATTTAATGCGTCATTCTATATAAACTAAATTTAAACGTAAATAAAATATATGAATTTTTTACAAATCTCTTAGCTTTGCTATCTCATCACGCAAAGCTGCAGCCTTTTCAAACTCCAAATTTTTCGCAGCTTCAAGCATCTGTTTGCGTAGCTCTTTGACTATTTTGGCTCGCTCGCTCGCTGGCATTTTTTCTAATTTTTTGGCTTTATTGTATAGATTTGGTGTGTCCTCTTCTTTTAAGCTATCTTCAATATTTCTAGTGGCTGACTTTGGCGTGATACCATGTTTTTTATTGTATTCATCTTGATATTTACGTCTTGCTTCAGTGATGTCAATGGCCTCACGCATTGAGTTTGTGATTTTGTTGGCAAATAAAATAACAGTTCCATGCTCGTTTCTTGCAGCTCTTCCCATTGTTTGGATCAGGCTTGTGCGACTTCTTAAAAACCCCTCTTTATCAGCGTCCAAAACCGCCACCAAGCTCACTTCAGGAAGATCCAAGCCCTCACGGAGCAAATTTATCCCCACAAGCATATCATAATCGCCTTTTCTAAGCCCACGTATTAGCTCGTTTCTCTCGACTGCATCGATATCTGAGTGCATATATTTGACCTTTATACCAAGCTCTAAATAATACCTTGTAAGCTCCTCGCTCATCTTTTTTGTTAGCGTCGTGACTAGCACCCTTTCGCCATTTGCAATAACTTTTTTAGCTCTATCAAATAGGATTTCGACTTGATTGTCGCTGCTTATGACTTCTATTTTTGGATCAAGCAGACCAGTTGGGCGTAAAATTTGCTCGAAAATATGACCCTTTGAGAGCTCAAGCTCATATTCGTTTGGAGTAGCTGAAACAAACAAAAAATTCGCCTTTTTGCTGATAAACTCATCAAATTTAAGCGGACGATTATCCAAAGCACTTGGCAGACGAAAGCCATACTCCACCAAAACCTCTTTTCTACTTCTATCTCCTGCATACATTCCACGAAACTGTGGCAAACTCACGTGGCTCTCATCGACAATAACAAGATAAGGCTTATCATCAAGCTCAAAATAATCAAACATCGAATAAGGCGTCTCTCTAGCCTTTTGCCCTGTTAGATATCTTGCATAGTTTTCGACGCCCTTTGTGCTGCCTGTACTTGCTAGCATCTCAAGGTCAAATTCTACTCTTTGCTTTAGTCTTTGATACTCAACTAGTCTATTTTCTTTTTGATAAAATTCCAACCTACTTTCAAGCTCTAGCTCAATGTCCTTTATGGCTTGTTTTAGTCTATTTTCACCGACTACAAACTGGCTTGTTGCGTAGAGTATAAATTTACTCACGTCATTTGTGCGTTTGTTTTCTAATACGTCAAAATGATACATACTCTCAAGCTCATCACCAAAAAACTCAAGCCTGATAGCCTCGTCATTGAAATACGCTGGATAAATATCGACCACATCGCCATTCACGCGAAAATCTGAGCGATCAAAATACGCATCATTTCTTTTGTATCCCATATCGACTAGCTTTAAAAGTAGCTGTTTTTGGTTGAGCTGCATTCCTTGAGTAAGGGTTAAAACCATGCCTTTATACTCAGCTGGATTTCCTAAGCCGTAGTTGGCTGATACGCTAGCTACGACGACGACATCGTCAAACTCAAGCAAATTTGCAGTCGCAGAAAGACGCAAACGCTCAAGCTCATCATTTATAGAGCTATCCTTTTCAATAAATAGATCAGAACGCGGTATATAGGCTTCTGGCTGATAATAATCATAGTAGCTGATGAAGTATTCGACGTGGTTTTTTGGAAAAAAGCCTTTGAACTCGCTATAAAGCTGAGCTGCTAAGCTTTTGTTGTGCGTCATGATGAGAGTTGGCATATTTAGGCGTTTTATCACGTTTGCCATAGTAAAAGTCTTGCCACTTCCAGTAACTCCTAAAAGCACGTTGTATTTGTTGCCATTTTGGATTGAGCTTACAATATTTTTTATAGCGTTTTCTTGATCTGGGCTTGGCTGAAATTTGCTTGATATTTCAAATTTATCCATATATCCTCTTTTGTTTTTGTGGAATTATAACCAAACTAGATTATTTAAATTTAAATTATAAGAAATTAAGTATTAAATTGTGTTGGCAAAATCTAAATTTACCAACACAGATAAAATCAATCTTCTAAATGCGTATTTTTGTAGTTTTTGCTTTTCTTCTCTATGATCTCATGAACTAAGTTGTCTAGTATCTCAAATAGACGATTAGAGTTTTCTTCTGCATGGTTAAACATATCTATAGCAGATCTTAGGTTGCCCTCTTTGTTTATTATATCTAGTCCGCCATTTACGTATTTGTGGACATTTGCGTGAGGTTCATCTATGAGTGAGTAGTTTGTCGCGTCTCCAAGAACCTCTTTTGCATCTGCTAAATACCATTTTCCAATGCGACAGTTTTTATGATCTCCAAGGCTATTTGGACACGTTATAGCGTTGTTATAACCGTTTATTTTGAAAACTACGTGGTCGCATTTTGCTAGTGATATAAATATCTCGTAGTAAGCGCACATAGACTCAAACCCTATCATATCTGATATTTCATAGACTTGATCGACATTTGATTTAAGTCCGTTTATACTATCGTTTGCTATGGTTGAGCTTTTATCTACGTTATTATTTACTTCTATCATTTCTACGGCATTTTGTTTTAGGATATTGATATTTGCTTCAACTTCCCCAGTCGCCTTTTGTGTTTTTTCGGCAAGCTTTCTTACTTCATCTGCCACTACAGCAAATCCTCTTCCAGCCTCTCCTGCACGTGCTGCTTCGATAGCTGCATTTAGAGCAAGTAAGTTTGTCTGATCTGATATATCTTTTATCAAATTTATAATGTTTGTTATCTCTTCTACACTTCTATTTAAATTTGAAGCTACATCTTTTGATCTATTTGTCGTTTCTGCTATAGATACTATCGATTTTATAAGATCGTTAGTAAGCTCGCTTAATGATTTTGTCACGTCTAAGCATTGATCTGATTTTTGAGATATCGATTTTACTCTTGAGAGTCTTTCTAAATTCTTTTGTATAGAAGAAAAATCAAATTTTTCACCTTTGATCATTAAATGAACTATGTCCATTTGATCTTTCAAAAGTTTGTTTTGAGCTTTTAATGTCTCATTTTCCAGCCTTAAAGCTTCAAATTTAGCTTCGTCTATTTCAGGACTTGGCTTTTCTTCTTTAGGGATTATGACTTCTGGTTTTTTGCCAAACACGTTTTTCTCCTTTTGGATTTGTTGGTTATTTATAAAAATATAAATAAAAAATATATAATATGTCTATTAAGGATATATTACAAACGAAATTATAATTACAAACACATTAATCTAATATAAAAATTTGCATTATATGTGGCTTATAGTTTTATAAAAACATATCTATTTTCAGATAATTATGAACAAAAGTATGCTAAAATTAGATTATATTTTTAAAAAATAAAGGAATGATTATGTTTGAAAATGAAAAAGTTTTAAATACCCTAGCTTCAAAAGTAACTGAACTAATGCTAAAATATGAAGAAGTGTGCGAAGCAAACGAGGCTTTGAGAAACGAGCTTGTAAGCGTAAAAGCACAAAATGAAGCTAAAACAAATCAAATAATGCGCCTTGAAGAAGAGCTAAAAACTCAAAATCTTGCTAGCGACGACCTACTTAAACAAGTTGAAGCTGTTCTTGGTAAATGAAACAAATAGTCCTTACAATAGCCTCTAAAGACTACACTATAAGACTAGAAGACGACTTCGCAGAGGCTTTTGCGGCTGATATAAAAAAGCTGCTAAATGACAAATATCAATTTGGCGTCAAAGAGCTACTGACTGCTTTTGTGCAAAAATGCCATGAAAACTACACTCAAGAGTCTGAAATGGATAAAATCCTTGGCGATTTAGACAAGACTTTGAAATAAATTTAGGAAAAAATATGAAAAAGGGATTTACTTTAGTTGAGCTTATTTTTGTCATAGTTATACTTGGTGTTTTAGCATCTATCGCTGTGCCAAGACTAGTCGCAAACAAAGAAGACGCGCAAATAACAAAAGCTAAAGTCGAAGTAGCAGCATTGCGATCTGCCATAATGCTTATGAAAAACCAGAATCTTTTGCAAGGCACAGTTGGATATCCTGATCTATCAAGCAAAGAGATAACGGCAATTGCAAACGTTTCAAAAAACTGGACAAAATCTGAAAATACATTTACGCTAAATTTAGATGGTAAAACCGTAACTTTTACATATAAAAAAGATGATGGATCTTTTAAATGTGATGATACAAATGAATTATGCAAAAAAATAGAAAGCGAACTATAAATAATAATCAATGTATTATTATGAAGTAGCTATTAGTGGTGCCTCGCTTCCACCACTAACTTATGAATTTACCACTCTTTTAGAGCCATTCTCAGAGGTAAAAATCAAACTAAAAAACAAAATTCAAACAGGCTATATCGTGCGTGAGGTTGATAAGCCAAGCTTCAAAACTGCCGAAATTTTAGAACTCACTGGAGCCAAACTCACAGGGCTTCAAATAGAGCTTTTGAAGTTTATATCTTATTATTATACTTGCGAATTAGGCGTGGCATCTGGGCTTTTTGAGCCGTGTTTGGATACAAAAATATTTAAAGGAGAATTTACCAAATCTCCAAATTTAAGCCCAAAACAGCTTGAGGCTCTAAACTACGCAAAACAAAATCAAATTTCACTGCTTTTTGGCGATACGGGAAGTGGCAAAAGCGAGGTTTACATCTCTTTAATCAAAGAGTTTTTAGACGCCGGCAAGCAGGCTTTGTTTTTGATGCCAGAAATCTCACTAACCCCACAAATGCAAAAACGTCTTGAAGAGTATTTTGGGTGTGGCGTTGGGATTTGGCATTCAAAAATCACTCAAAAATCTAAAAAAGAGCTTTTGGAGAAGTTTTTTAGCGGCGAGATAAAGCTAATTGCTGGAGCTAGGTCGGCTCTGTTTTTACCATTTACCGATTTGGGCGTTATAGTCGTCGATGAAGAGCATGATGACAGCTACAAAAGCAGCTCAAAGCCGTATTATAACGCAAGGGATTTAAGCGTTTATCTGGCTAAATTTGGTATAAAAGTGCTTCTTGGAAGTGCGACGCCAAGCGTGAGTAGCTTTGATAAATTTAACCATTTTAGGCTCAAGGGGACTTTTTTTGAATCTCAAAAAGAGTTCATCTACGATGAGAGCGCGACAGCGCTTAGCCAAACCATCATAAATGAGCTGAGAAACTCACTAAATTCAGGTAAGCAGGCTGTTGTGTTTTTGCCTACAAGGGCGAATTTTAAGTTTTTGCTCTGCAAGGAGTGCAATAAAAGTATAAAATGCCCATATTGTAGCGTTTCGATGAGCTTGCATAAAAAGACAAATGCTCTAAGGTGTCATTATTGTGGGTTTGCTATGCCTATCCCAAAAAGCTGCCCAAATTGTGACTCTCAAATGCTAGAATCCAAAAAAATCGGTACAAGTGAGCTTGTCTTGGAGCTTGAGCGTGAGTTTGAAGGCGTAAGAATAGCTAAATTTGATAAAGACGAGATAACAACGCACAAAAAGCTCACAACGCTTCTTAAAAACTTCAATGACAAAAAAATAGACATACTTGTCGGCACTCAAATGCTAAGTAAGGGTCATGACTATCACAATGTCGATTTGGCTGTGATAATGGGGCTTGATGAACACCTTGAATACTGCGATTTTAGGGCGCGCGAAAAGACTCTCTCGCTTGCTATGCAAGTGGCTGGAAGAGCTGGGCGAGCTAGCAAAGCAAAAGTCATTATCCAGACTTTGCAAAAAGATTTTTTTGAGAATTATATCAGCGATTATGATAAATTTATAGAAGATGAGCTGGAGTTTAGAAATCCATTATATCCGCCATTTGCAAGGCTTCTTAGGATAATCATAAGCGATAAAAGTGAAGCAAACGCGCAAAATTTAGAAGAAGAAATTTTAAAAAATATAGCAAGCATACCTGATTTGCAGATTATCGGTCATGGAAAGGCCTTGATAGAGTTTATCAACTCTAAATTTAGAAGAGAGATTATGCTTCGCTCAAGCTCACATATACCGCTTTTAAAGGCTGCAAATGTGGCGAGCAGATTTGGCGGCAGTGCTGACATAGATCCGGTGAGCTTTAACTAGCTTTGGATAAATGGCGTGTTTGGGAGCTTTAAGCTTTTGGCTGTTTTGCTAAAATTTATCAGATCTTCGACGCTTTGGACACTCCAAGGCACTCTTTTAACGCACTCTTCAAATATCAAAGCTGCCGCAACTGCGTCATTTAAGGCTCTATGGTGGGCGTTATTTATGCCTAAAAGCTCTTTTAAAGTGCCAAGCCCGTATTTTTGCGATGGGATCGTGCGACGTGCTAGATCTATGGTGCAAATTCGCCTATTTAGTAGCATTCCAAAACCGATTTTTTCTAAGCTAGCGCTGATAAAATCATAGTCAAATTTGACATTATGAGCGATAAAAACGCTATCTCCTAAGAATATTTTAAACTTTTCAAGCACGCTTGCAAGACTTGGAGCACCTACTAAATGCGAGGGATAAATCCCAGTAAGCTCACTGATATTTTCTGGGATTTGCTCGGCATAAACAAAGCTTTCAAAACGCCCTATTTCTTTGCCATCTTGGATTTTTACGGCACCTATTTCGATGATTTGACCAGTTTTTATCCCGCCATTTGTCTCTATATCCACCACACAAAAAACTTGATCTTTGAACTCCGTATATCTACTTTCAAGTGTGATTTTACCAGTTTCTGTTTTGAGTAAATTTAGCCCCAAAACGTGCCAATCATCAAAATTTCTTATATTTATCAGCTCTTTTATCTCTTCAATATCGTTTGCTTTTTGCAAAAAATCATGGAAATTTAGACTAGTTTTGCCAAGCAAATTTATAAAGTTTTCTAGCTTCTTTTCCAAATTTACAACTTTAATGCTTTTATAGCTTCTTCATAACTGCTTGAGCCAAAGACGAAGTTGCCAGCTACGACTATGTCAGCTCCTGCCTCGTCTAGCTCTGGAGCGTTTAGTCCATTTACGCCGCCATCGACTTCTATTAGGCATTTTGAGCTTGTTTTTTCTATCAGTTCTCTTAGCTGGGTTATTTTTTTAAGCACTGAAGGTATGAATGCTTGACCGCCAAATCCTGGATTGACACTCATCAAAAGCACCATATCGACCTCTTTTATGATGTATTCTAGCGATGAAACTGGCGTGTGTGGGTTTAGCACGATTGCAGGGCTAACGCCGTTTTTTCTGATGTGGTCAATGAGCCTTAAAGGGTGCTTTTCTTCTTCTATGTGAAAGCTTAAAAACTTTGGTTTGAGTGGCAAAAACAGATCCACAAAAAACGGCACATTTTCTACCATTAAATGTATATCAAGTGGCTTGGTGGCTGCCTTTGCTACGGCTTTTACTACAAGGGGTCCAATTGTCAAATTCGGCACAAAATGTCCGTCCATCACATCTACATGCACAAGATCAGCTCCAGCCTCGCAAATAGCCTTTACTTCATCACTTAGCTTTCCAAAATCAGCCGATAAAATGCTTGGTGCTACATACATAAATTTACCTTTAAAATTTTGCGTTATTTTAGCGTTTCATTACATAAAATTTAATAAAATAACAACTTTTTATTGAGATTTTCTTTGTAAATTTATGATATACTAAATACAAAAAAAGGATAAATTTGAAGAGTTTGGTTCTATTTTTGATGATTTTAGCGTTTGCATTTTGGCATTATGGAGTGCATTTTAGTGTGACGATTTTGGCGATTTCGTTTTTGATATTTTTCCATGAGCTCGGGCATTTTTTGGTTGCTAGATTTTTTGGTGTGAGAGTAAATACATTTAGCGTTGGTTTTGGGGAGAAAATATATACAAAACGAGTTGGCAATACTGATTATTGCCTTAGTGCTATCCCGCTTGGTGGATACGTGCAGCTAAAAGGGCAAGATGATTTAGACCCAAATACTAAAAATTACGACCATGACAGCTACAATATTTTAAGCCCTATTAAACGCATCGCTATACTTTTTGCTGGGCCGTTTTTTAATCTCTTGCTTGCATTTTTTTTGTATATTGCCATAGGATTTATGGGCGTTGATAAGCTAGCGCCAAATATCGGGACTGTCTTGCCAAACTCAGCTGCACTTAGTGCTGGGCTAGTTAAAGATGATAAAATTTTGAGCATAAATGGCGTGAAAATCAACGAATGGGAAGATATAAAAAGACAAGTTAGCCTCTCTCCATTAGACTTAGTCGTGCAAAGAGGAGATGAAACTCTAAATATAATCTTAACCCCAAAAATAGGCGAAAGCATAAATATTTTTAGAGAAAAAGTAGAGGTTCCGCTCATTGGGATTTCTCCAAATGGCGACATAATTAAGGTTTATCATAGTGGATTTTCTAGTTTGAGTTATGCTTTTAGCCAGACTGTTGAGGCTTCAAAACTCATCTACAAAGGGCTTGAAAAGCTCATAATCGGCGCAGTTCCACTCAAAGAAATGGGTGGAATCGTGGCGATGGCTGACATCACGACCAAGGCATCTCAGATAAATTTATCAGTTTTATTTCTTATAGTGGCTTTAATATCTGTAAATTTAGGCGTGCTAAATCTACTCCCGCTTCCAGTATTAGATGGCGGACATATAGTTTTCAACCTTTATGAGATGATTTTTCGCCGTCCTGTTAATCAAAGGGTTTTTAACGCGTTAAGCTATGGATCTATGATGTTTTTGTTTGCTTTGATGGCATTTACGATATTTAATGATTTGTTACGACTTGCAGGAGTTTATGAATGAAATTTGATGAAATTTTAAAAAAAGTTGGTGATGCAAAGCTGATTGCTGTATCTAAAAACGTGAGCGAAAACGAGGTTTTGGAGCTATATAAACAAGGTCAAATGGACTTTGGCGAAAACAGAGTTCAAGAGCTAAAACGCAAAAAAGAGATTTTAAGCGAGCTAAATTTAAACTGGCATTTTATCGGTAGGCTTCAAACAAATAAGATAAATCATCTCATTTCTCTTCGCCCTACTCTTTGGCAAAGTTGCGAGAGCTTAGAAATGGCAAGAGCTGTGGATAAAAGGCTTGATTTCAAGCTTGATTGCTTGCTTCAGATAAACTCAGCCCACGAAGATACTAAGCAAGGCGTGGATCCAGACAAGGCGATAGAAGAGTTTTTGCGTATTAAAGATGAGTGCAAAAATCTAAATTTAGTTGGTGTGATGAGTATCGGAGCTCATGAAGATGACGCAAAAATAGTCCAAAAAAGCTTTGAGCTAACGCGCGAAATATATGAAAAATTACAAAATCACGGGGCAAAAATCTGCTCAATGGGTATGAGTAGCGACTTTGAGCTTGCCATAAAATGCGGTTCAAATATGGTTCGCTTAGGAACGATACTGTATAAATGAAACGCATTATAAAAAGAGATACAAAACCATTTTTTGCTATTAGCTTTATTTTTCTTGTATTTCTTTTTATAAATTATGCTTACAACTACACCACTCTAAAAAACAGCATTAGCAGATACGAACAAGGCGTTTTTGATAGAGTAAAACTCAAAATCGATGATTGGAATAAAGCAAATTTCATCGATGTAAATAAAATGGTAAAACTCATCGAAGAAGAAAACCTCCAAGACCATAAATCCTTGCAAGAGCTTATGTATAAATTGCAAAAAAACTCAAATTTCCCATATCTTATACTTGGGTTAAAAAGTGGAGAATTTTTTATTTCAGATAAAGAGTTTGTCACACCACACAACTACACTCCAGTAAAAAGAGATTGGTTTAATGACGCTTTAAACGCTGGTGGGACTATAGTCACAAGACCATATTTTAGTATGCGTTTAGGGCTTAGAAGTGTTTCTATCTGCTCTCCTATAAGGATTTTTGGTGATGTTGGGGTATTTTGTGGTGGTCAGCCATTTAAGTTTATATCAAATTATTTTAATGAATATAAATCGCTTTATGACAAGGATTTGTTTTTGATCGATTCGCAAGGCGAAATACTTGGCAAAACAACAAAGAGCGAAAGTATAAATTTAAATGACCCAAACTATATCAAATTCCCTGTACTAGGTACAAAATGGTTTATTGTATTTGAGAGAAATGATGAAATTTACACAAGTAGTTTGAGTGAGTTTTTTATGATGAATTTGATATTTTATGGTTTTTTTGTATTTATATACTTTTTTACAAATTTATTTTGGCTCAAAGAACATCAAAAAAGCGACCAACTCATTGGCAAGCAAAATGAGTTTATCAAAGATGCTTTAGTGAATAAAAATAGCTCCGTTTTGGTTAGCTGTGATGAGAGTTTTAACATCACTTCAAAAGAGCTTGAAAGCTTTTATGATATATTTAATGGATCAAATTTAAAAGAAAATATCCTAAACTCAAAGTATATTTTAGATGAAGAAAAACAGAGATTTTTTAGCACTCATGAGCAGTATAAAAATCTTACGATAAACGGCAAAACTTATCTTGTCACGACAACTGATGCAAATGATGATATAAGCTTTTTGTTCCAAGATATAAGCTATGAAGAGGTAAAAAAAGAGTATGATGGAACGCTTGATAGGGTTTTGCTTTTTATTCATAAAAATATAGATGACGATAGCCAATGCATCGATAAACTAGCTGCGATAAGCGGATATTCAAAGTTTCATTTTCAAAGAATGTTTAAAAACTACACCGGTCAGACTTTAGCAAATTATCTAAGGCAAGCTCGTTTAAATAAGGCTAAATTTTTACTTAGTTTTACGAATGAAACCATATCAAATATAGCTTATAATAGTGGATTTTCGCATATAGAAAGCTTCAGTAGAGCTTTTAATAAAGAATTTGAGCTAAGTCCGAGTGCATTTAGAGATAAATCCAAAAAAGAAATTATTAAAGATGAGCTTTATTATGAAGAAATTTTTATGGATGAGCTAAACCTTACTATTACATTTAGTCAAAATAATGCTAAGTTTTTAGAAGGCGACAGGTATTTTCTGATAGAATATTCAAATTTAATCTACGGCGCAAAAACAAACTCAAATCCAGACATCACTATAAGAAAATTAAAATTTGTAAAAGTCGATTTCATACGTACTGGTTTAAATTTAGAGCTTATTTTAAACAAAATTTATACAGTTTTTTATGATTATGAAGCTTATAAGCACGAAATTCCTATAGCATTTTATACCAAAAATGAATTTGATAAAATAAATTTCATATACATAAATATAGCTTAGATACCTAATTTATCATATCTACACATTATCTAACAAATAATGCTTTTAACAAATTTAGCACATTTTTTATTTCTGTAAATTTTTAATTCATTTATAATTCCATTGTTTTTGATTTTAAACATAAGGAGAATAAAAATGGATACTAACAAAAGACATACGCTAAAAATGCTTGGCGGAATGGCTGCTGTATCATTGCTTCCAACTTTAAGTTTTGGTAAGGTTCACGCAAATGACGTGCCAAGATGGGATGAGAGCTTTGATGCTATAGTAGTTGGTAGTGGTTTTGCTGGAAGTGCAGCTATGATATCATTGATGGATTATGGTCTAAAAAACTGCGTGATGATAGATAAAATGCCATATCTTGGTGGCAACTCAGCATATAGCGGAGGAAGTATCGCAGTAGCTGGAACTTGGATCCAGCAAAGAGATGGGATAAAAGATGATCCAGAACTTCAGATAAAAGATACATTAAAAAGCGGTAGAGATCTAAATGATTTAGAGCTTGTTAGAGTTATGGTGTATTCTGGTCCTGAGACCTTTACTTGGCTTGAAAAAAATGGAGTTAAATTCAAATGGGTAAGTAGAAGTGGCGGACATACAAATCCAAGAAGCCACTCAGCTGGAGCTGGTAGCTACATCACTCGTCCACTTCAAGAAACCATACAAAAAATCGGCGGTCAGATAAGAACTCGCATTATCATGGACGACATAATTTACAATGATAATGGTGAAGTCGTGGGGATAAAGGTTCGCGAAAAGTATGAGTTTAAATTTGATAGGCTTGCAGCTGAAGAGGATAACAAAAGCGGTCAAGTTCGCTACTATAGATGCTATGGTGGGCTTATTTTAGCTACTGGCGGATGGTCAGCCGATACTAAATTTAGAATCAAATTTGATCCAGTTTTGAAAGAAGATGTGCTTACGACAAACCACATGGGAGCTACAGGATATACAGTAAGAAAGCTTATAAATGATGATATCAAGTTTGTAGATATGGAGCATTTGCAAAGATTTCATGTAACAAGTCAAGATGAGCCGTTTTTTGGGTTTGCGTATCGCTGGATAACAAGAGCTTACGCGTATGGTCTTATGGTAAATCCAAAAACTGGGCTTAGATTTGTCAATGAAATAACAGATAGAAGACGTGCGAGCGACGCGATTTGGGGTATGAATGAAAAAGGCACAAACCCACCTACTCTAATCATGGATATTGAAGGTACAAAAACTGTTGATATCAAAGACTTACAACGCGGCATGGCAGTGGGCGCTGTTAAGCAGTTTGAAACCATGGATGAGCTTATAGCTTATTATGGTATCAACAAAGAGCCGTTTTTACAAGAGCTTAAAGAATATAATGAATGGGTTGATGCAGTATCTAAAAATCCAGATCTCAAAGACCCTAAATTTGGCAGAAATTACTCTGCGTATAAGGGCAAATTTATCAAAGTAGAAAAGCCGCCATTTTTCGCAGCTCGTCCAGGACCAAAGGTGCACCACTGTATGGGCGGGATAAAGACCACAAAAGACTGTGAAGTATATAACAACGATATGAAGTTGGTTGCTGGGCTTTATGCTTGTGGTGAAGTCACTGGTGGAAGACACGGATTTAATAGGCTTGGCTCAAATGCTGTGCTTGATTGCTTGGTATATGGCAAAAGAGCTGGAGCTGCTCTAGCAAAAAGATATAACGATAAAAGGGGTGCATAATGAAAACTATAATTTTAGCTTTATTTATGTTTTGTGCTTGTGTTTTTGGCTTACAGCTAGATCCACTTGTAAACCAAAAAGGCGAGATAATAACTGATTTTAGCCAAAAGGCATTTCCTATAACTGGAGTGCACCAAAAGCTAAATCTAGACTGCAAAAGCTGTCACTTAGAAAAAGAGCAAAAAGACTACTCTTCAGCAATGCAAGGCTCATGTCTAGCCTGCCATGGA from Campylobacter iguaniorum includes the following:
- the rseP gene encoding RIP metalloprotease RseP; this encodes MKSLVLFLMILAFAFWHYGVHFSVTILAISFLIFFHELGHFLVARFFGVRVNTFSVGFGEKIYTKRVGNTDYCLSAIPLGGYVQLKGQDDLDPNTKNYDHDSYNILSPIKRIAILFAGPFFNLLLAFFLYIAIGFMGVDKLAPNIGTVLPNSAALSAGLVKDDKILSINGVKINEWEDIKRQVSLSPLDLVVQRGDETLNIILTPKIGESINIFREKVEVPLIGISPNGDIIKVYHSGFSSLSYAFSQTVEASKLIYKGLEKLIIGAVPLKEMGGIVAMADITTKASQINLSVLFLIVALISVNLGVLNLLPLPVLDGGHIVFNLYEMIFRRPVNQRVFNALSYGSMMFLFALMAFTIFNDLLRLAGVYE
- a CDS encoding AraC family transcriptional regulator; translation: MKRIIKRDTKPFFAISFIFLVFLFINYAYNYTTLKNSISRYEQGVFDRVKLKIDDWNKANFIDVNKMVKLIEEENLQDHKSLQELMYKLQKNSNFPYLILGLKSGEFFISDKEFVTPHNYTPVKRDWFNDALNAGGTIVTRPYFSMRLGLRSVSICSPIRIFGDVGVFCGGQPFKFISNYFNEYKSLYDKDLFLIDSQGEILGKTTKSESINLNDPNYIKFPVLGTKWFIVFERNDEIYTSSLSEFFMMNLIFYGFFVFIYFFTNLFWLKEHQKSDQLIGKQNEFIKDALVNKNSSVLVSCDESFNITSKELESFYDIFNGSNLKENILNSKYILDEEKQRFFSTHEQYKNLTINGKTYLVTTTDANDDISFLFQDISYEEVKKEYDGTLDRVLLFIHKNIDDDSQCIDKLAAISGYSKFHFQRMFKNYTGQTLANYLRQARLNKAKFLLSFTNETISNIAYNSGFSHIESFSRAFNKEFELSPSAFRDKSKKEIIKDELYYEEIFMDELNLTITFSQNNAKFLEGDRYFLIEYSNLIYGAKTNSNPDITIRKLKFVKVDFIRTGLNLELILNKIYTVFYDYEAYKHEIPIAFYTKNEFDKINFIYINIA
- a CDS encoding cytochrome c3 family protein, which gives rise to MKTIILALFMFCACVFGLQLDPLVNQKGEIITDFSQKAFPITGVHQKLNLDCKSCHLEKEQKDYSSAMQGSCLACHGSYDKLAEATGGLGHNDNIHKSPHYAALDCDNCHKAHQPTLNMCLRCHTQESMKKLKVK
- a CDS encoding YggS family pyridoxal phosphate-dependent enzyme, which gives rise to MKFDEILKKVGDAKLIAVSKNVSENEVLELYKQGQMDFGENRVQELKRKKEILSELNLNWHFIGRLQTNKINHLISLRPTLWQSCESLEMARAVDKRLDFKLDCLLQINSAHEDTKQGVDPDKAIEEFLRIKDECKNLNLVGVMSIGAHEDDAKIVQKSFELTREIYEKLQNHGAKICSMGMSSDFELAIKCGSNMVRLGTILYK
- a CDS encoding flavocytochrome c is translated as MDTNKRHTLKMLGGMAAVSLLPTLSFGKVHANDVPRWDESFDAIVVGSGFAGSAAMISLMDYGLKNCVMIDKMPYLGGNSAYSGGSIAVAGTWIQQRDGIKDDPELQIKDTLKSGRDLNDLELVRVMVYSGPETFTWLEKNGVKFKWVSRSGGHTNPRSHSAGAGSYITRPLQETIQKIGGQIRTRIIMDDIIYNDNGEVVGIKVREKYEFKFDRLAAEEDNKSGQVRYYRCYGGLILATGGWSADTKFRIKFDPVLKEDVLTTNHMGATGYTVRKLINDDIKFVDMEHLQRFHVTSQDEPFFGFAYRWITRAYAYGLMVNPKTGLRFVNEITDRRRASDAIWGMNEKGTNPPTLIMDIEGTKTVDIKDLQRGMAVGAVKQFETMDELIAYYGINKEPFLQELKEYNEWVDAVSKNPDLKDPKFGRNYSAYKGKFIKVEKPPFFAARPGPKVHHCMGGIKTTKDCEVYNNDMKLVAGLYACGEVTGGRHGFNRLGSNAVLDCLVYGKRAGAALAKRYNDKRGA